A genomic region of Streptosporangium lutulentum contains the following coding sequences:
- a CDS encoding glycoside hydrolase family 10 protein translates to MSSPDRRTVLRGLALAAAATTVSLPVFAPTSASAAADEIAASAGGAQPLRQMRGMWIASVANINWPSRTGLSADQQKAEYLAWLDLAQARKLNSVFVQVRPTADAFWPSPYEPWSQYLTGVQGQNPGYDPLAFVVEETHKRGLAFHAWFNPYRVSMQADPAKLHPDHPGSKHPDWIVAYGGKLYYNPGMPEVRAFVQDAMMDAVTRYDIDGLHFDDYFYPVNTPDFDDSAAYARYGGGFPDLATWRRNNVDLLVREMQQRVRRAKPEIAWGISPSGIWRNKATDPLGSETSGGQSYDNLHADTRGWVKKGWLDYIAPQLYWYIGQSNADYAKLVPWWSDVAAGTGTQLWIGQAAYKAGAAGQPAEWFQPGELTRHLTLNRDHPQVGGDIWYNSGDVRDDRLGSISTAVTDHYTRPALAPLLPRLAKGRAPLRPLLVRAQRVNGGVELNIRAAGRDVPFQYAIFRLDRSAGPEDFTDARHLVAVVPAGRDVRWVDSAGTRGTYYYVTAVDRPGRQSPPSFGRRVR, encoded by the coding sequence ATGAGCTCACCCGACCGGCGTACCGTCCTGCGCGGCCTCGCCCTCGCCGCCGCGGCGACCACAGTGTCCCTGCCCGTCTTCGCCCCGACCTCCGCCTCCGCCGCGGCCGATGAGATCGCCGCCTCGGCGGGGGGAGCGCAGCCGCTGCGCCAGATGCGCGGCATGTGGATCGCCTCGGTCGCCAACATCAACTGGCCGTCGAGGACCGGGCTGAGCGCGGACCAGCAGAAGGCCGAGTATCTCGCCTGGCTGGACCTGGCGCAGGCACGCAAGCTGAACTCCGTGTTCGTCCAGGTCCGGCCGACCGCCGACGCCTTCTGGCCCTCGCCGTACGAACCCTGGTCGCAGTATCTGACCGGCGTCCAGGGGCAGAACCCCGGCTACGACCCCCTGGCGTTCGTGGTCGAGGAGACCCACAAGCGGGGCCTGGCCTTCCACGCGTGGTTCAACCCCTACCGCGTGTCGATGCAGGCCGACCCCGCCAAGCTGCACCCCGACCATCCGGGCAGCAAGCACCCCGACTGGATCGTCGCCTACGGCGGCAAGCTGTACTACAACCCGGGCATGCCCGAGGTCCGCGCGTTCGTGCAGGACGCGATGATGGACGCGGTCACCCGGTACGACATCGACGGCCTGCACTTCGACGACTACTTCTACCCGGTCAACACCCCGGACTTCGACGACAGCGCGGCCTACGCCCGGTACGGCGGGGGCTTCCCCGACCTCGCGACCTGGCGGCGGAACAACGTGGACCTGCTCGTGCGGGAGATGCAGCAGCGGGTACGGCGGGCCAAGCCGGAGATCGCCTGGGGCATCAGCCCGTCCGGCATCTGGCGGAACAAGGCCACCGACCCCCTCGGCTCGGAGACCAGCGGCGGCCAGTCCTACGACAACCTGCACGCCGACACCCGGGGCTGGGTCAAGAAGGGCTGGCTGGACTACATCGCGCCGCAGCTCTACTGGTACATCGGACAGTCCAACGCCGACTACGCCAAGCTGGTCCCCTGGTGGTCCGACGTGGCGGCGGGCACCGGCACGCAGCTCTGGATCGGGCAGGCGGCCTACAAGGCGGGGGCCGCGGGGCAGCCCGCCGAGTGGTTCCAGCCGGGCGAGCTCACCAGGCACCTGACCCTCAACCGGGATCACCCGCAGGTCGGCGGCGATATCTGGTACAACTCCGGCGACGTGCGCGACGACCGGCTCGGGTCGATCAGCACCGCCGTGACCGATCACTACACCCGGCCCGCGCTGGCTCCGTTGCTTCCCCGGCTCGCGAAGGGCAGGGCACCGCTCCGTCCGCTGCTCGTCCGGGCGCAGAGGGTGAACGGAGGCGTCGAGCTGAACATCCGCGCCGCCGGCAGGGACGTCCCGTTCCAGTATGCGATCTTCCGCCTCGACCGGAGCGCCGGGCCGGAGGACTTCACCGACGCCCGGCACCTGGTCGCGGTCGTTCCCGCGGGCCGGGACGTACGCTGGGTGGATTCCGCGGGCACCAGGGGAACGTATTACTACGTGACCGCCGTGGACCGTCCCGGACGCCAGAGCCCGCCGAGCTTCGGGCGCCGCGTGCGGTGA
- a CDS encoding glycoside hydrolase family 3 protein, with amino-acid sequence MPHRSPDLARLALTVLQPGFEGTVPPRWLLRELADGLGGTVLFARNLTGAAQTAELVARLREENPAVVVAVDEEGGSVTRLQAATGSSWPGNRALGVVDDVERTKRVAGEIGRLLAAADITLDYAPVADVNANPANPVIGIRSFGPDPGLVSRQTTAWITGLQDAGVAACAKHFPGHGDTVTDSHHALPTVHASLRLLRERDLPPFAAAVKAGVRAVMCGHLLVPALDPDHPATLSRKIMTGLLREELGFDGMLVTDAIEMGAVAALHPPGEIAVRALAAGVDAICAGITSPDGETVRELRDAIVEAVHDGRLPEDRLAEAAARVLALARWYAENASVRKARETPNPGGEGEDREEDGDLGLEVARAAMRVVTADGHEARLSRPPLVVDIAPRLSRAVDPDTLTGVAGALAELLPGTVAYAVASEAAELPDLGDRERPLVLVAHDARRQAWVRNLLARAVRLRSDAIVVETGLPGEPTGAVYVTTNGISRASARAVAQWLTKGQ; translated from the coding sequence ATGCCCCATCGCAGTCCCGACCTGGCCCGGCTGGCCCTGACCGTACTCCAGCCGGGCTTCGAGGGCACCGTTCCGCCCCGCTGGCTGCTCCGGGAACTCGCCGACGGCCTCGGCGGGACCGTCCTGTTCGCCCGGAACCTGACCGGCGCCGCGCAGACGGCCGAGCTCGTCGCCCGGCTACGCGAGGAGAATCCGGCCGTGGTCGTCGCGGTGGACGAGGAGGGCGGATCGGTCACCCGGTTGCAGGCCGCGACGGGCAGTTCCTGGCCGGGCAACCGGGCGCTGGGCGTGGTCGACGACGTGGAACGCACCAAGCGGGTCGCCGGGGAGATCGGCCGTCTCCTCGCCGCGGCCGACATCACCCTGGATTACGCCCCCGTGGCGGACGTCAACGCCAACCCGGCCAACCCGGTGATCGGCATCCGCTCCTTCGGGCCCGACCCCGGGCTCGTCTCCCGCCAGACCACCGCCTGGATCACCGGCCTGCAGGACGCGGGGGTGGCCGCCTGCGCCAAGCACTTTCCCGGCCACGGCGACACCGTCACCGACTCCCACCACGCGCTGCCGACCGTGCACGCCTCCCTTCGCCTCCTCCGGGAGCGTGACCTGCCGCCCTTCGCCGCCGCGGTGAAGGCCGGGGTCCGGGCCGTGATGTGCGGTCACCTGCTGGTGCCCGCGCTCGATCCCGACCACCCCGCCACGCTGAGCAGGAAGATCATGACCGGGCTGCTCCGCGAGGAGCTGGGCTTCGACGGCATGCTGGTCACCGACGCCATCGAGATGGGCGCCGTCGCCGCCCTCCACCCGCCCGGGGAGATCGCGGTCCGCGCGCTGGCCGCCGGCGTGGACGCGATCTGCGCCGGCATCACCTCCCCCGACGGGGAGACCGTCCGGGAACTGCGCGACGCGATCGTGGAGGCCGTACACGACGGAAGGCTTCCCGAGGATCGGCTGGCCGAGGCGGCGGCGCGGGTGCTCGCCCTGGCCCGCTGGTACGCCGAGAACGCCTCCGTCAGGAAAGCTCGGGAAACGCCGAACCCCGGCGGAGAAGGCGAGGACCGCGAGGAGGACGGGGACCTCGGCCTGGAGGTCGCCCGCGCGGCCATGCGCGTGGTCACCGCCGACGGTCACGAGGCCCGCCTCTCACGGCCGCCCCTGGTCGTGGACATCGCCCCGAGGCTGAGCCGGGCGGTCGACCCCGACACCCTGACCGGCGTCGCCGGCGCCCTGGCCGAGCTGTTACCGGGCACCGTCGCGTACGCCGTCGCCTCCGAGGCGGCGGAACTCCCCGACCTCGGCGACCGTGAGCGACCGCTCGTGCTGGTGGCACACGACGCCCGGCGCCAGGCATGGGTCCGGAACCTGCTGGCGCGGGCCGTCCGGCTGCGCTCCGACGCCATCGTGGTCGAGACCGGGCTTCCCGGCGAGCCCACCGGCGCCGTATACGTCACAACAAATGGCATTTCTCGGGCATCGGCCCGTGCTGTCGCTCAATGGCTGACCAAGGGCCAATAA
- a CDS encoding MurR/RpiR family transcriptional regulator translates to MNDHDGPTPVNLVATVRAVLPSLTPAARGIARLILDDPGMVARSTITEFSAVSGTSEATIVRTARALGFAGYSQLRFALAAVVARDEPERLVPGDLGPDDPLTDVIAKVTRAESEALADTAAQLNPDRLGAVVEAMAAARKVDVYGVGASGLVAVDMAQKLMRIGLSSHAFTDAHLALTSAALVRQGDVTVGVSCTGETPDVLGPMRLASKAGATTVAITNNPRSSLAELADHVLVSAGRETAFRPGALASRISQLLIVDCIFVGIAQRTFDTSDAALRATRDALDEFLTDTRRRNKAAQSHERAEPRPV, encoded by the coding sequence ATGAACGACCACGACGGCCCCACACCCGTGAACCTGGTGGCGACGGTAAGGGCCGTCCTGCCCTCGCTCACCCCCGCCGCCCGGGGCATCGCCCGTCTCATCCTGGACGATCCCGGCATGGTGGCCCGCAGCACCATCACGGAGTTCAGCGCGGTCTCCGGGACGAGCGAGGCCACGATCGTGCGCACCGCCAGGGCGCTGGGCTTCGCCGGATACTCCCAGCTGCGGTTCGCCCTGGCCGCCGTGGTGGCCAGGGACGAGCCCGAACGGCTGGTCCCCGGTGACCTGGGACCCGACGACCCGCTCACCGACGTGATCGCGAAGGTGACCAGGGCCGAGTCCGAGGCACTGGCCGACACCGCGGCGCAGCTCAACCCCGACCGGCTGGGCGCGGTGGTGGAGGCCATGGCCGCCGCCCGCAAGGTCGACGTCTACGGCGTCGGCGCCTCCGGCCTCGTCGCGGTCGACATGGCGCAGAAACTGATGCGGATCGGCCTGTCCAGCCACGCCTTCACCGACGCCCACCTCGCGCTCACCAGCGCCGCGCTGGTACGCCAGGGCGACGTCACCGTGGGAGTGAGCTGCACCGGCGAGACCCCCGACGTGCTCGGGCCGATGCGCCTCGCGAGCAAGGCCGGAGCCACCACCGTGGCCATCACCAACAACCCGCGCTCCTCGCTGGCCGAACTCGCCGACCACGTCCTGGTCTCCGCCGGCAGGGAGACCGCCTTCCGGCCGGGCGCGCTGGCCAGCCGCATCAGCCAGCTCCTGATCGTCGACTGCATCTTCGTCGGCATCGCCCAGCGCACCTTCGACACCTCCGACGCGGCCTTACGGGCCACCAGGGACGCCCTCGACGAGTTCCTGACGGACACCCGCCGCCGCAACAAGGCCGCCCAGAGCCACGAGCGCGCGGAACCCCGGCCGGTCTGA
- a CDS encoding low temperature requirement protein A, translating to MPPASARMRIRIRMSARPIDEPHRVSSQLELLFDLTFVVAIAAATAQLAHSIADGHGAAGLVPFLQVFFAIWWAWMNFTWFASSYDTDDVAYRLLTMVQMAGVLVLAAGVPAAADHSDYRAVTLGYLIMRIGLVTQWVRAGVEDPARRRTALRYATGITVLQGGWGLHLLLAATGVLSSFTQLLFFAGLAVLELMVPRWAERARATNWHPHHIAERYGLFTIILLGESVLAATKGLEGALEGAEISASFVTVVVSGLVLLFALWWLYFLTPVGEGLSDRRHRSYLWGYGHYGIFAALAALGAGLEVMVEQTGHDVGASPLAICYAVAIPVGVFLALLWMVHAPIMAEPVMRPAAVLGCAAVVLLLPLAVPWIGVAAVVAAIAAVCVLLITVTIAPETAGRSRR from the coding sequence TTGCCACCAGCAAGTGCCAGGATGCGGATCCGGATCCGGATGAGCGCGCGTCCGATCGACGAACCGCACCGCGTCTCGAGCCAGCTCGAACTTCTGTTCGATCTCACCTTCGTGGTCGCGATCGCGGCCGCCACCGCCCAGCTCGCGCACAGCATCGCCGACGGTCACGGAGCGGCCGGGCTCGTCCCGTTCCTCCAGGTCTTCTTCGCGATCTGGTGGGCGTGGATGAACTTCACCTGGTTCGCGTCGTCGTACGACACCGACGACGTCGCCTACCGGCTGCTGACCATGGTGCAGATGGCCGGGGTGCTGGTCCTCGCCGCCGGGGTGCCGGCCGCGGCCGACCACTCGGACTACCGTGCCGTCACGCTCGGCTACCTCATCATGAGGATCGGGCTCGTCACCCAGTGGGTGAGGGCCGGGGTCGAGGACCCGGCGAGGCGTCGTACCGCGCTGCGCTACGCCACCGGCATCACCGTCCTTCAGGGGGGCTGGGGACTTCACCTCCTCCTCGCGGCGACGGGTGTCCTGTCGTCGTTCACCCAGCTGCTGTTCTTCGCCGGCCTGGCCGTCCTGGAACTCATGGTGCCGCGGTGGGCGGAACGGGCCAGGGCCACCAACTGGCACCCGCATCACATCGCCGAGCGCTACGGCCTGTTCACGATCATTCTGCTCGGCGAGAGCGTCCTGGCCGCGACCAAGGGGCTCGAGGGAGCGCTCGAAGGGGCCGAGATCAGCGCTTCCTTCGTCACCGTCGTCGTCTCCGGGCTGGTCCTGTTGTTCGCCCTGTGGTGGCTGTACTTCCTTACCCCGGTCGGCGAAGGTCTCAGCGACCGCCGCCATCGTTCCTACCTGTGGGGATACGGCCACTACGGCATTTTTGCGGCCCTCGCGGCCCTCGGCGCCGGCCTTGAGGTCATGGTCGAGCAGACCGGGCACGACGTCGGGGCCTCACCCCTCGCGATCTGCTACGCCGTCGCGATCCCGGTCGGCGTGTTCCTCGCCTTGCTGTGGATGGTCCACGCGCCCATCATGGCGGAGCCCGTCATGCGTCCCGCCGCGGTCCTGGGCTGCGCCGCCGTCGTCCTGCTCCTGCCGCTCGCGGTGCCGTGGATCGGAGTGGCCGCCGTGGTCGCGGCGATCGCGGCCGTCTGCGTCCTGCTGATCACCGTCACCATCGCGCCTGAAACCGCCGGGCGATCTCGCCGATGA
- a CDS encoding MerR family transcriptional regulator, whose protein sequence is MDGDTLYSIGDLARRTGLTVKAIRFYSDRGIVPPTDRSPAGYRLYDIDAVARLDLVRTLRDLGLDLPTIRRVVNREVSLPEVAAAHAEALAVQVRTLRLRRAVLTVVARRGSTPEEMDLMHKLAKLSEDERRRLIGDFLDAVFGGLDAHPGFAGIMRTMTPELPDNPEAEQVEAWVELAELSQDPDFRAGMRRTAEQHAAEHARGDLTVPRRDAAAMVRDQAGPALAAGIDPLSPGADPVVGAITAQYARAFGHPDDADLRRRLLTLLETANDPRRELYLRRLAVINGWPAPESLAPVLDWSVQALRARVPG, encoded by the coding sequence ATGGACGGCGACACGCTCTACTCGATCGGCGACCTGGCCCGGCGGACCGGATTGACGGTCAAGGCCATTCGGTTCTACTCCGACCGCGGGATCGTGCCGCCGACCGACCGTAGCCCGGCCGGCTACCGCCTCTACGACATCGACGCCGTCGCACGCCTGGACCTCGTACGGACGCTGCGCGACCTGGGACTGGACCTTCCCACGATCCGCAGGGTCGTGAACCGGGAGGTCTCGCTTCCCGAGGTCGCCGCGGCGCACGCCGAGGCACTGGCGGTGCAGGTCCGCACGCTGCGCCTGCGGCGCGCGGTGCTGACGGTGGTGGCCAGGCGCGGGTCGACCCCTGAGGAGATGGATCTCATGCACAAGCTGGCCAAGCTCTCCGAGGACGAACGCCGACGTCTGATCGGCGATTTCCTCGACGCCGTCTTCGGCGGCCTGGACGCCCACCCCGGATTCGCGGGGATCATGCGCACGATGACCCCCGAACTGCCCGACAACCCCGAGGCCGAGCAGGTCGAGGCGTGGGTGGAGCTGGCCGAACTGTCTCAGGACCCGGATTTTCGCGCCGGAATGCGGCGGACGGCGGAGCAGCACGCGGCCGAACACGCCCGGGGCGACCTCACGGTCCCGCGCCGCGACGCCGCGGCCATGGTCCGCGACCAGGCGGGCCCGGCCCTGGCGGCCGGGATCGACCCGCTCTCGCCCGGGGCCGACCCGGTCGTCGGGGCGATCACGGCTCAGTACGCGCGCGCCTTCGGCCACCCCGACGACGCCGACCTGCGGCGCCGCCTGTTGACCCTGCTGGAGACCGCGAACGACCCCCGCAGGGAGCTGTATCTTCGGCGGCTCGCAGTGATCAACGGCTGGCCGGCCCCGGAGAGCCTGGCTCCGGTGCTCGACTGGTCCGTCCAGGCCCTGCGCGCCCGGGTACCGGGATAG
- a CDS encoding GNAT family N-acetyltransferase: MRITDVTPDRGTLGRDLLAMQHAAYAVEAKLIEDDRIPPLHETLEDLCAERLTWLGAFDDDRLAGAVAWSETARTVDIDRLVVDPGMHRRGIGGALVREVMARAGDRRIVVSTGRANVPARTLYERLGFGRVEDVEVIPGLWITRYAYPV; the protein is encoded by the coding sequence ATGCGCATCACCGACGTGACCCCTGACCGCGGAACTCTCGGACGAGACCTGCTCGCCATGCAGCACGCGGCCTACGCCGTCGAGGCGAAGCTCATCGAAGACGACCGGATCCCCCCGCTGCACGAGACCCTTGAGGACCTGTGCGCGGAGCGGTTGACGTGGCTGGGCGCCTTCGACGACGACCGGCTGGCCGGGGCCGTGGCGTGGTCGGAGACGGCGCGGACGGTGGACATCGACCGGCTCGTCGTGGATCCGGGCATGCACCGGCGGGGGATCGGGGGCGCGCTGGTGCGCGAGGTCATGGCGCGGGCGGGCGACCGCCGGATCGTCGTGTCCACCGGCAGGGCCAACGTGCCCGCCCGCACGCTCTACGAGCGGCTCGGCTTCGGCAGGGTCGAGGACGTCGAGGTGATCCCCGGCCTGTGGATCACGAGGTACGCCTACCCCGTTTGA
- a CDS encoding epoxide hydrolase family protein, whose product MTDASFPLRPAPIHVRDDVLKDLTARLKATRWPPDAGNEDGYYGLRRTYLQELVEYWINEYDWRAAEAAINAYQHYKVDVGGVPVHFMRKPGVGPDPTPLILSHGWPWTFWHWSKVVDPLADPGAFGADPAEAFDVIVPSLPGFGFSTPLTGHPDMNFWKIADIWHELMTGVLGHRRYAAAGCDVGALVTGQLGHKYADELLAIHIGSAQKLTMFNGDRAWDLSGGHPIPDELPSDIRRRIVELDRRFAVHLAAHVLDPATLGYGLTDSPVGMLAWILKRWAAWSDNHGDIENVFTKDDLLTHATIYWAGDTIATSIRTYANNNRYPWQPVHNRRPVIEAPTGVTFVDFENPPGVTTNEQRVEHFLNSDRAAWYNHVNITAHDHGGHFIPWEIPNEWVDDLRRTFRGRR is encoded by the coding sequence ATGACAGACGCGTCCTTCCCCCTCCGGCCGGCTCCGATCCACGTCCGGGACGACGTGCTCAAGGACCTCACCGCCCGGCTGAAGGCCACCAGGTGGCCGCCGGACGCCGGCAACGAGGACGGCTACTACGGCCTGCGGCGCACTTACCTGCAGGAACTCGTGGAGTACTGGATCAATGAGTACGACTGGCGCGCGGCGGAAGCGGCGATCAACGCCTACCAGCACTACAAGGTCGACGTCGGCGGCGTGCCCGTGCACTTCATGCGCAAGCCCGGCGTCGGTCCCGACCCCACGCCCCTCATCCTGTCCCACGGCTGGCCGTGGACGTTCTGGCACTGGTCCAAGGTCGTCGACCCGCTGGCCGACCCCGGCGCGTTCGGCGCCGACCCGGCCGAGGCGTTCGACGTCATCGTGCCCTCCCTGCCCGGCTTTGGATTCTCCACCCCGCTGACCGGCCATCCCGACATGAACTTCTGGAAGATCGCCGACATCTGGCACGAGCTCATGACCGGCGTCCTCGGCCACCGGAGGTACGCGGCGGCGGGATGCGACGTCGGCGCACTCGTCACCGGACAGCTCGGCCACAAGTACGCCGACGAGCTCCTCGCCATCCACATCGGCTCCGCGCAGAAGCTCACCATGTTCAACGGAGACCGCGCCTGGGACCTCTCCGGCGGCCACCCCATCCCCGACGAGCTCCCGTCCGACATCCGCCGGCGAATCGTGGAGCTGGACAGGCGGTTCGCCGTCCACCTCGCCGCGCACGTGCTCGACCCCGCCACGCTCGGCTACGGCCTCACCGACTCACCCGTCGGCATGCTCGCCTGGATCCTGAAACGCTGGGCCGCCTGGTCGGACAATCACGGCGACATCGAGAACGTCTTCACCAAAGACGACCTGCTCACCCACGCCACCATCTACTGGGCCGGAGACACGATCGCCACCTCGATCCGCACCTACGCGAACAACAACCGTTACCCCTGGCAGCCTGTGCACAACCGCCGGCCGGTCATCGAGGCACCCACCGGCGTCACCTTCGTCGACTTCGAAAACCCGCCGGGCGTCACCACCAACGAGCAGCGGGTGGAACACTTCCTCAACAGCGACCGCGCGGCCTGGTACAACCACGTCAACATCACCGCCCATGACCACGGCGGACACTTCATCCCCTGGGAGATACCCAACGAGTGGGTCGACGACCTGCGCCGGACCTTCCGCGGACGCCGATAG